A window of the Clostridia bacterium genome harbors these coding sequences:
- a CDS encoding extracellular solute-binding protein, whose protein sequence is MKRIMVLALTMVMLLCIASLGMAKGPTINLWFAGTESPLMKAMNDEILPAFRKAHPDIDLVVTFVPWGDLSTKLTTSFAAKVPPDVFMHGQAATAGFAFNDSIEPLDRSMATLADAG, encoded by the coding sequence ATGAAGCGTATTATGGTTCTTGCACTCACAATGGTGATGCTGCTCTGCATCGCATCGCTGGGCATGGCCAAAGGCCCGACGATCAACCTGTGGTTCGCGGGCACCGAATCGCCTCTGATGAAGGCGATGAACGATGAGATCCTTCCTGCGTTCAGGAAGGCCCACCCCGACATCGACCTCGTTGTGACCTTCGTACCCTGGGGCGATCTATCCACAAAGCTGACGACATCGTTCGCAGCAAAGGTTCCGCCGGATGTGTTCATGCACGGGCAGGCGGCAACCGCCGGGTTTGCCTTCAACGACAGCATCGAACCCCTTGACCGCTCTATGGCGACCCTGGCCGACGCCGGG
- a CDS encoding FAD-dependent oxidoreductase, whose protein sequence is MSEVRRAYSADIAVIGGGPSGVAAAIAAGRAGARVVLIERLGYLGGMSTAALVWPLMTFHAQSGQIIAGIGQEIVDRLQQLGFSPGHVPDTIGFVPTVTPVEPEGMKLVTMEMVRESGVQLLLHQLVSEVHAADGRIDHIILTGLYGSMLVEARAFVDCTGIARLVEAAGGQVAAGREADAMTQPGTLMFRVSGVDMSEVVKYMKENPDDFVLGSSPDMLDPKQSIGVAGFFSKLAGAVKTGEFGINRDRLLFFSGIHSDEVIVNVTRVKGIDQRDPFDVTRAEAEGLLQAHQVFRFMKEHIPGFGKSRLAQTGSQIGIRESARPVGHYILTQDDLIEGREFDDGIARGAFPIDIHSPDGKGLTAIRLKRSYAIPYRSLVPIRLTNVITAGRAISVTHEAYASTRVMPTCFATGHAAGVAAAVAVRQGGQAAIFADVDVKQVRQDLAAAGAILHEGME, encoded by the coding sequence ATGAGCGAGGTTAGACGAGCATACAGCGCAGACATTGCAGTAATAGGCGGCGGGCCATCAGGCGTAGCCGCAGCCATAGCTGCCGGGAGAGCCGGGGCCAGAGTAGTGCTGATCGAGCGTCTGGGCTATCTGGGAGGCATGTCGACGGCGGCGTTGGTCTGGCCCTTGATGACATTTCATGCCCAAAGCGGCCAGATTATCGCCGGCATAGGCCAAGAGATTGTGGACCGCCTCCAGCAGCTGGGGTTTTCGCCTGGCCATGTGCCCGACACCATCGGATTCGTTCCCACAGTAACGCCGGTGGAGCCTGAGGGGATGAAGCTTGTGACCATGGAGATGGTCAGGGAGTCGGGAGTGCAGCTCCTCCTGCATCAGCTTGTAAGTGAGGTCCATGCCGCCGATGGCCGGATAGACCACATAATCCTGACGGGCCTGTACGGATCGATGCTGGTAGAGGCCCGAGCCTTTGTCGACTGCACGGGCATAGCAAGGCTGGTTGAAGCCGCCGGCGGCCAGGTTGCGGCGGGCAGGGAGGCCGATGCAATGACTCAGCCGGGAACACTGATGTTCCGGGTGTCAGGAGTCGACATGTCGGAAGTGGTCAAGTACATGAAAGAGAATCCCGATGACTTCGTGTTGGGGTCGAGCCCCGATATGCTCGATCCCAAGCAGTCGATTGGCGTTGCAGGTTTCTTTAGTAAACTCGCTGGCGCGGTTAAGACTGGCGAGTTCGGTATAAACAGGGATAGGCTGTTGTTCTTCTCAGGAATCCACTCTGATGAGGTCATAGTGAACGTGACTCGAGTGAAGGGAATAGACCAACGCGATCCGTTTGATGTCACGCGCGCCGAGGCGGAGGGCCTGCTCCAGGCGCATCAAGTGTTCCGTTTCATGAAGGAGCACATACCAGGGTTCGGGAAATCGCGCCTTGCGCAGACCGGGTCGCAGATAGGAATACGCGAGTCGGCCCGCCCGGTGGGCCACTACATACTCACTCAGGACGATCTCATAGAGGGCAGAGAGTTCGATGACGGCATTGCCAGGGGGGCGTTCCCCATCGACATTCATTCGCCCGACGGCAAGGGCCTCACTGCAATAAGGCTCAAGCGATCGTATGCGATTCCGTACAGATCCCTTGTGCCGATCAGGTTGACAAACGTTATCACGGCGGGCAGGGCGATATCCGTAACTCACGAGGCATATGCGTCCACCAGAGTGATGCCCACATGTTTCGCAACTGGCCATGCAGCGGGAGTGGCCGCTGCCGTGGCCGTTCGTCAAGGTGGCCAGGCGGCGATCTTTGCGGATGTAGACGTGAAGCAGGTGAGGCAGGATCTGGCGGCCGCTGGCGCCATACTCCATGAGGGCATGGAGTGA
- a CDS encoding DUF4127 family protein — translation MTSGPVALVPLDDRPCTTVFPVRIAEMAGIDVVAPPPEILGRFLEPGLPDAVLDWLESTAPNVSAMLVSLEMVLYGGLIASRSSKVSLDIARRRLGRLARIAMCNPTTKMLVSGVIMRITTTGRSSEFLKHWEMLHRFSVLTAKSAEGVATAAELRELDDVKQQLPPALLEDHLNARRRNHAVNLMSVALASMGVFGFLMLGQEDADVYGPHMAEQRALLDYAGRLAGIADGMPEFLCIHPGADELNMTLLARHISDTMNVSGRRGSRPRVSTIFMPEEGRFTVPKFEDRPLAQSVESQIIAAGAVPVEAVDGESDIVLLVHAPDPACEVRVDHVAQGAQARGSGREYIDTRILEKLADSGRCGKTVAVADVRTANGADVQFVRTLLDMSLLNKLSAYAGWNTAANSIGTALATAIAAWANPDNWMPRARFLFERLVDDYLYQSCTRAEATSLLQFRGMDPWNFGLAQHAGAEELALATLRGQAEALFEECFPHFGPECCRLAKLSLCLPWDRLFECKVDAAFEPEEDDEPCPTSSSC, via the coding sequence ATGACCAGCGGGCCTGTTGCGCTTGTACCTCTAGATGATCGTCCATGCACGACGGTGTTTCCCGTGCGCATCGCGGAGATGGCCGGAATCGACGTTGTTGCCCCGCCGCCTGAGATCTTAGGACGTTTCCTGGAACCCGGCCTGCCCGATGCTGTGCTGGACTGGCTTGAGTCGACGGCGCCGAACGTATCGGCGATGCTGGTGTCGCTGGAAATGGTGCTGTACGGGGGGCTGATCGCATCACGTTCGAGTAAGGTGAGCCTCGACATTGCCCGCAGGCGGCTTGGCCGACTTGCACGGATAGCAATGTGCAACCCCACGACGAAGATGCTCGTCTCCGGCGTGATAATGCGGATCACCACTACAGGCCGCAGCTCTGAGTTCCTAAAGCACTGGGAGATGCTTCACCGGTTCTCTGTGCTGACGGCCAAATCTGCCGAGGGCGTTGCGACAGCTGCCGAACTGCGTGAACTGGACGACGTGAAGCAGCAACTGCCCCCGGCTTTGCTTGAAGACCATCTGAACGCGCGCCGCCGTAACCACGCGGTCAACCTCATGTCGGTAGCACTCGCGTCCATGGGAGTATTTGGCTTTCTCATGCTGGGCCAGGAAGACGCCGATGTATACGGCCCACACATGGCTGAACAGCGAGCGCTCCTCGACTATGCCGGACGCCTTGCGGGCATCGCCGACGGAATGCCTGAATTTCTCTGCATTCACCCTGGCGCTGACGAGTTGAATATGACTCTGCTTGCGCGCCACATTTCCGACACGATGAACGTCAGCGGCAGACGCGGCTCGCGCCCGAGGGTTTCAACGATTTTCATGCCCGAAGAAGGCAGGTTCACTGTCCCCAAGTTCGAGGATAGGCCGCTTGCCCAGAGTGTCGAGTCTCAGATAATCGCGGCCGGGGCCGTGCCTGTCGAAGCGGTCGACGGTGAATCCGACATCGTGCTGCTAGTTCACGCCCCCGACCCCGCCTGCGAGGTGAGGGTCGATCACGTTGCCCAGGGCGCACAGGCACGGGGCAGTGGGCGGGAATACATAGACACCCGGATACTCGAGAAGTTGGCTGACAGCGGTCGCTGTGGCAAGACCGTAGCAGTTGCCGATGTACGAACCGCGAATGGAGCCGATGTTCAGTTTGTCCGAACCTTGCTTGACATGTCCCTGCTGAACAAGCTGTCTGCATATGCGGGATGGAATACAGCTGCGAATTCCATAGGCACCGCCCTGGCCACAGCTATTGCGGCATGGGCCAACCCCGACAACTGGATGCCGCGCGCCCGGTTCCTGTTTGAGAGGCTAGTAGACGACTACCTGTACCAGTCATGCACACGCGCTGAGGCCACGAGCTTACTCCAATTTAGAGGCATGGATCCCTGGAACTTCGGGCTCGCTCAACACGCTGGAGCCGAGGAGCTTGCCCTCGCAACCCTCCGGGGCCAGGCCGAGGCCCTGTTCGAGGAGTGCTTTCCGCACTTTGGCCCGGAGTGCTGCCGACTCGCCAAGCTCAGCCTATGCTTGCCCTGGGATCGCCTGTTTGAATGCAAGGTAGATGCTGCTTTTGAGCCTGAGGAGGATGATGAACCGTGTCCAACTTCGTCCAGTTGTTGA
- a CDS encoding LacI family DNA-binding transcriptional regulator, which translates to MATVRELARMLGVSPSTVSRALRGTEGVGAETATRIRNAAQALQVMTSRLPQRAATGAGSNALAGINGIRPIACIIANPVGSLNSDLFFSDIIASVSSYAGRIGRTVLVETTDASSRSRIPEPVASGHVDGCIVGGIPMSQQYIDSLMATGVPCVFIGKYLGGRTDLSAVIPDNVSGGRLVGRHLAESGYEEFAFLGGDLSIQTFADRYAGFVAGLADMGASLRQDLVIIDEIDQTGGHNAMIRLIDVAGSCRLGVFASTDWMAAGALRLLNERSIGVPADVGLVGYSDLELAAHLYPSLTSVQVRRDTVGLMAARTLLDIVEGRIAGPIQVVLQPGLIVRESSRMAQEVQGVELP; encoded by the coding sequence ATGGCTACAGTGAGAGAACTAGCGCGGATGTTGGGAGTATCGCCCTCCACAGTGAGCCGAGCTTTGCGCGGGACTGAGGGAGTCGGCGCCGAGACGGCAACCCGAATCAGAAACGCAGCTCAGGCCCTGCAGGTAATGACGTCGCGGTTGCCGCAACGCGCTGCGACTGGTGCCGGCTCCAACGCGCTCGCAGGGATAAACGGAATTCGTCCGATTGCGTGCATCATTGCGAATCCCGTTGGCAGTCTCAACTCTGACCTTTTCTTCTCAGACATCATCGCCAGTGTATCATCGTATGCTGGGCGTATCGGCAGAACCGTACTTGTGGAGACCACTGACGCGTCCTCGAGATCTCGCATACCTGAGCCAGTGGCAAGCGGACATGTAGACGGCTGTATCGTTGGTGGAATCCCAATGTCACAGCAATACATCGATTCGCTCATGGCCACGGGCGTCCCGTGTGTGTTCATCGGCAAGTACCTTGGGGGCCGGACTGACCTTTCAGCGGTAATCCCCGACAACGTTTCAGGCGGCAGGCTTGTAGGCAGACATCTGGCGGAAAGCGGCTACGAGGAATTCGCGTTCTTGGGTGGTGACTTATCCATACAGACCTTCGCCGACAGATACGCTGGTTTTGTCGCAGGCCTCGCCGACATGGGCGCCTCATTGCGGCAGGATCTTGTGATAATCGACGAGATTGACCAGACGGGCGGCCACAATGCCATGATTCGCCTCATCGATGTGGCAGGTAGCTGCCGCCTGGGCGTGTTCGCGTCGACCGACTGGATGGCGGCGGGGGCTCTGCGCCTCCTCAATGAGAGGTCAATTGGTGTTCCGGCCGACGTTGGCCTGGTGGGCTACAGCGACCTGGAGCTTGCAGCGCACCTTTATCCCAGCCTCACCTCGGTGCAGGTGCGGCGTGATACGGTGGGCCTCATGGCCGCGCGAACTCTGCTGGATATCGTGGAGGGGCGGATAGCAGGCCCCATACAGGTAGTCCTTCAGCCTGGGCTGATAGTGCGCGAGTCTTCGCGTATGGCCCAGGAAGTACAGGGGGTAGAGCTGCCATGA